TTCATTATCATTTTGCTTAATGGGACGCAGATTAATTGCCTCCAGTATCCATGCACCTTTGATACGCTCAAAATAGTATTTCTTCACCATTCGTGTTTTCACAAACACCCATTCTACCTGTACGGAAGTGAGAGAGGTGTCTCCTACTAAATCCATATCTTCCTCTCTATCAAACAGAAGCGTATAATAATACTGTTTGGTAAACAAGTCATCATGCTTCCAATTACGCTCCTCAATATTCGTTTTTTTATCCCCATTGTAGTAAGGCAACGGAAATTTCACGCGCTGACGCTGCAACACATCATCGGAAGCAAAATTGTAGATAAAATCATCGAAAGATTCATCTGCCTGTATAGGTTGCGGATCTTCCGGCGATTCATCACAGTGAATAGAATCGGCTACCTGCCGGATAGAATCCACTTCTTTTGTGATAGATGCGAAGGGGTCAATGTGTGTTTTCTTGTTTCCACAAGCGCCCAGTATACCGAGCAACATGACCCCTACAATTAGTTTTTTCATTATTTTAGTTTCTCTCTTAACTTTTCAAGCATATCTACCGTCATGCTTTCCAAATCGTAGGCCGGCTTCCAGCCCCACTCTTCACGAGCGCAGGTGTCATCCAAACTATCGGGCCAACTATCGGCTATGCGCTGTTTCAAAGGATCTATATCATAGATCATCTCAAACTGCGGTACATGCTTCCTGATAGCCTGATAGATCGTCTCCGGGTCGAAACTCATAGAGGCGATATTGAAAGCATTGCGGTGTATCAATCTTGTCGGATCAGCTTCCATCAGCGTAATTGCTGCATTCAACGCATCCGGCATGTACATCATATCCATCAGAGTGCCTTGCTTAATAGGGCACACAAATTTTTCTCCTTTCACCGCCGAGTAATAAATATCGACAGCATAATCGGTCGTACCTCCTCCCGGAGGAGTCACATTCGAAATAATGCCCGGAAAACGGACAGCACGGGTATCGACACCGTATTTATTAAAATAGTAATCACTTAGCAACTCAGTCGTTACCTTGGTGACTCCATACATGGTACGCGGACGCTGAATAGTGTCCTGCGGTGTTTTTGTATGAGGCGTACTGGCGCCAAACGAACCAATAGAACTCGGAGTAAACACTGCACATCCTTGTTCGCGTGCTACCTCCAGCACATTCCATAATCCATCGATGCCTATTTTCCAGGCCAGCTTAGGTTTAGACTCGGCAACAACAGACAGCAGAGCAGCCAAATTATAAATTGTATCAATGTGGTACTCTTTTACCACAGATGCAATCGCCTCTCCATCCGTTACATCAGCAATTGCCGACGGTCCGGATTCCTTCAATTCCCCTTTAGGTTCTGCACCTGGAATATAACCTGCTACTACATTTGCATTTCCGTAACGTTTACGTAGCTCCATCGTTAGCTCCGACCCTATCTGTCCGGTAGCTCCAATAATCAAAATGTGTTCCATTTTTTCTTCTGACTTAGAATATCAAGCTTAAATAGTGCACAAAGTAAGCACTTTTTTTTCAGATTTTAATCAAAAAGACATTGTTATTCCAAGAAAAATTGTGTCCTTTGCAATATAACTTAATCACCCAAACACTATGTACGGTAAAATGAAAGAATTCCTCAGCCAAACATTGGCTGAAATCAAGGAAGCCGGGCTTTACAAAGAAGAACGACTGATTGAAAGTGCGCAGCAAGCTGCCATCACTGTAAAAGGCAAAGAAGTGCTGAACTTCTGCGCTAACAATTATCTGGGACTGTCCAATCACCCACGACTGATTAAGGCGTCCCAAGAAATGATGAACCGACGCGGATACGGTATGTCGTCTGTCCGTTTCATCTGTGGAACACAAGATATACACAAGGAACTGGAAGCCGCTATCTCCGATTATTTCCAAACGGAAGATACGATTCTGTATGCTGCCTGCTTCGACGCGAACGGCGGGGTATTCGAACCGCTTTTCACCGAAGAGGATGCCATTATTTCGGACGCTCTGAACCATGCTTCTATCATTGACGGGGTACGTCTTTGCAAGGCTAAACGTTACCGTTATGCTAACGCCGACATGAAGGACTTGGAAAGATGCCTGCAAGAGGCACAGGCACAACGTTTCCGCATTATCGTGACCGACGGTGTGTTCTCTATGGACGGTAACGTTGCTCCGATGGACCAGATTTGTGACCTCGCCGAAAAGTATGACGCGTTGGTAATGGTGGACGAGTCTCACTCTGCCGGTGTGGTAGGCGCTACGGGACATGGCGTAAGCGAACTATACAAGACTCACGGACGTGTGGATATTTATACCGGTACATTAGGCAAGGCTTTCGGTGGTGCATTGGGCGGATTTACTACCGGCCGGAAGGAGATTATTGATTTGCTGCGCCAACGCAGCCGTCCATACCTGTTCTCCAACTCATTGGCTCCGGGAATTATCGGTGCAAGCCTTGAGGTATTCAAGATGCTGAAAGAGAGCAATGCACTGCATGACAAGCTCGTTGAAAACGTAAATTATTTCCGCGACAAGATGACGGCTGCGGGATTCGACATCAAGCCGACTCAGAGTGCTATCTGTGCCGTAATGCTGTATGACGCGAAGTTATCGCAGATTTATGCCGCACGTATGCAGGAAGAAGGTATCTATGTGACAGGTTTCTACTATCCGGTAGTGCCGAAAGACCAGGCACGCATCCGCGTACAAATCTCCGCAGGACACGAGAAGGAACATCTCGACAAATGTATCGCTGCCTTTATCAAAGTAGGTAAAGAACTCGGCGTACTTAAGTAAAACATTTTCATGTCTTCCGTTGTTAGTATTGTAAGCATAAGATTGCGGCAATATAACAACGGAAGATTTTTAATTTACTTATGGAAGAACTGACTCTCACTACTCCCGCCCTGCTTTTCTCGGCAGTTTCTCTGATTTTACTAGCTTACACCAATCGTTTTTTATCATATGCGCAGCTCGTACGTCAACTACGTGACCGCTATATGGAGAATCCTACGGATATCACCGTAGCGCAAATCGAAAACTTACGGAAACGGTTGAATCTCACGCGCACCATGCAAGGGCTGGGAATTGCAAGCCTGTTCCTCTGTGTAGTCAGCATGTTTTTTATCTATATCGGGTTGCAACTGCTCTCTGCCTATGTGTTCGGAGTGGCTTTGTTGTTGCTTATCGCCTCTCTTGGCGTATCTTTCCGCGAAATACAGATTTCCACCCGCTCACTGGAGATTTACTTGGGAGCGATGGAGAAAAGACAAAAAAAGCTGTCAGAAAACACTTCCCGACAGCTCTGATTATATATATCTTTAAGATATTCTCAATCCATCATCAACGTTGTCCCAATTGCGAGTCAACAAAGAAGATTCCTGCATCACCGACTTTCTTGAGTTTATCAACAATACCCTGTGCGGTAGCCTCTTCTTCTACCTGTTCGCGAACGAATCCCCACAGGAAATCTTGAGTAGCCTTGTCTTTTTCAGCAGCAGCCACGTCTACCAGCTTATCTATCAATTGAGAAACATGACATTCATGTTTGTAAACGTGTTCGAATACTTCAAGAGGTGTACCCCATCCGTTAGGTACCACATCTATTTTATCCACTTTTGCAGTACCTCCACGTTTGATAACATAATCTGCCATAGCATAAGCATGTCCCATCTCTTCTTGGGATTGCTTTTTCATCCAATGAGCAAAACCGCTGAAACCTTCTTTCTCAAAGTAGAAAGACATTGCCAGATACAGGTTAGCGGACCACATTTCAGCAGTAATCTGTTCGTTAATTGCATTCTGTAATTTTTCTGAAATCATAATCGTATTTTTTATTAAGTTGTTAATGTAGTTTCTTTTTGAACTCATTACAAAAATAATACGCTTTCAGTTAAGATTGTTGCATGTACCCTGCATTTTTAAACTACATTCACATTTTGATTGTAATGGTTCATTGTCCACTTACACCAATTCGTCGGAAATATATCCTTTCGGCAGTTCACGACAATTGTATCCAGAAGCCATTATTTCACCGTATGCGCCTGCCGAACGAAGGGCTATCAAGTCGCCGCGCTTCACTTTGTTCAGGTCAATTGCCTTGCCGAAAACATCGGACGATTCGCAGATAGGCCCTACTACGTCATAAGCCTCTATCGGTTCTTCAGAGGTAATATTTTCCATTTTATGATAAGCCTGATATAATGCCGGACGGATTAAGTCGGTCATACCGGCATCAAGGATAGCAAACTTCTTCTTTGCGCCTTGCTTCACATACAAAACTTTAGAAATCAACGTACCGCACTGACCGACTACCGCACGTCCTAATTCAAAATGTAAAGTTTGGTAAGGACGCAGTTTCAATTGTCCGGCATAAGTAGCAAAGTAATCTTTGAAATTCGGGATAGCCTGACGGTTGGGATGCCCGTAATCAATACCGAGTCCGCCGCCTACATTGATATGTTCTACTAAAATATGACGGGCTTCAAGTTTATCCTGCAATTCGTTGACACGATTACAGAGAGCTACAAAGTCACCCATATCAAGAATCTGCGAACCTATGTGGAAGTGCAGTCCTATGAATTTGACATTCTTCATTTCCTGAGCCACATCGATCACCTTATCCATATCCTGCATGCTGATACCGAATTTATTTTCTGCCAGTCCGGTAGTAATATTGGCATGAGTATGTGCACCGACATCAGGATTGATACGGAAAGCCACATTGGCAACTTTATTTTGGGCGGCAGCTAATTCATTGATTACTTCCAGTTCGGGGATAGACTCGACATTGAAACAGAAGATACCATATTCCAATCCGAGATTGATTTCCCAATCAGCCTTGCCTACTCCGGCAAAAACAATTTTGCCGGCAGGGAATCCGGCACGAATAGCAGCGCGGATTTCTCCAC
The Bacteroides caecimuris DNA segment above includes these coding regions:
- the lysA gene encoding diaminopimelate decarboxylase yields the protein MKGIFPIDKFRTLQTPFYYYDTKVLRDTLSAINHEVAKYPNYSVHYAVKANANPKVLTIIREGGMGVDCVSGGEIRAAIRAGFPAGKIVFAGVGKADWEINLGLEYGIFCFNVESIPELEVINELAAAQNKVANVAFRINPDVGAHTHANITTGLAENKFGISMQDMDKVIDVAQEMKNVKFIGLHFHIGSQILDMGDFVALCNRVNELQDKLEARHILVEHINVGGGLGIDYGHPNRQAIPNFKDYFATYAGQLKLRPYQTLHFELGRAVVGQCGTLISKVLYVKQGAKKKFAILDAGMTDLIRPALYQAYHKMENITSEEPIEAYDVVGPICESSDVFGKAIDLNKVKRGDLIALRSAGAYGEIMASGYNCRELPKGYISDELV
- the kbl gene encoding glycine C-acetyltransferase, which translates into the protein MYGKMKEFLSQTLAEIKEAGLYKEERLIESAQQAAITVKGKEVLNFCANNYLGLSNHPRLIKASQEMMNRRGYGMSSVRFICGTQDIHKELEAAISDYFQTEDTILYAACFDANGGVFEPLFTEEDAIISDALNHASIIDGVRLCKAKRYRYANADMKDLERCLQEAQAQRFRIIVTDGVFSMDGNVAPMDQICDLAEKYDALVMVDESHSAGVVGATGHGVSELYKTHGRVDIYTGTLGKAFGGALGGFTTGRKEIIDLLRQRSRPYLFSNSLAPGIIGASLEVFKMLKESNALHDKLVENVNYFRDKMTAAGFDIKPTQSAICAVMLYDAKLSQIYAARMQEEGIYVTGFYYPVVPKDQARIRVQISAGHEKEHLDKCIAAFIKVGKELGVLK
- a CDS encoding DUF2721 domain-containing protein, with the protein product MEELTLTTPALLFSAVSLILLAYTNRFLSYAQLVRQLRDRYMENPTDITVAQIENLRKRLNLTRTMQGLGIASLFLCVVSMFFIYIGLQLLSAYVFGVALLLLIASLGVSFREIQISTRSLEIYLGAMEKRQKKLSENTSRQL
- a CDS encoding ferritin — protein: MISEKLQNAINEQITAEMWSANLYLAMSFYFEKEGFSGFAHWMKKQSQEEMGHAYAMADYVIKRGGTAKVDKIDVVPNGWGTPLEVFEHVYKHECHVSQLIDKLVDVAAAEKDKATQDFLWGFVREQVEEEATAQGIVDKLKKVGDAGIFFVDSQLGQR
- a CDS encoding NAD-dependent epimerase/dehydratase family protein yields the protein MEHILIIGATGQIGSELTMELRKRYGNANVVAGYIPGAEPKGELKESGPSAIADVTDGEAIASVVKEYHIDTIYNLAALLSVVAESKPKLAWKIGIDGLWNVLEVAREQGCAVFTPSSIGSFGASTPHTKTPQDTIQRPRTMYGVTKVTTELLSDYYFNKYGVDTRAVRFPGIISNVTPPGGGTTDYAVDIYYSAVKGEKFVCPIKQGTLMDMMYMPDALNAAITLMEADPTRLIHRNAFNIASMSFDPETIYQAIRKHVPQFEMIYDIDPLKQRIADSWPDSLDDTCAREEWGWKPAYDLESMTVDMLEKLREKLK
- a CDS encoding DUF4348 domain-containing protein codes for the protein MKKLIVGVMLLGILGACGNKKTHIDPFASITKEVDSIRQVADSIHCDESPEDPQPIQADESFDDFIYNFASDDVLQRQRVKFPLPYYNGDKKTNIEERNWKHDDLFTKQYYYTLLFDREEDMDLVGDTSLTSVQVEWVFVKTRMVKKYYFERIKGAWILEAINLRPIKQNDNENFVEFFGHFAADSLFQSKRVCEPLAFITTDPDDDFSILETTLDLNQWFAFKPGLPADRLSNINYGQRNDDDSPTKILALKGIGNGFSNILYFRRKAGEWELYKFEDTSI